One window of the Crassaminicella thermophila genome contains the following:
- a CDS encoding TetR/AcrR family transcriptional regulator, with protein sequence MDNTKGKKQLIIEASIKMFCKKGFHKTKVSDIATEAGVGKGTIYEYFDSKKQLFIEMMEYLADQYYNKVLKVMNEEKNITNKFKYYILLEEKIMTKHGDLAQLFMQEAHSIGIDVHQIMGKKRKKLINLIANAIKEGIDKNIFRKINPYTAALTFMGSVHHILYSKIFAKDDFSKEINIEDLHDILLHGIKK encoded by the coding sequence ATGGATAATACAAAAGGAAAAAAACAATTAATTATTGAAGCTTCAATAAAAATGTTTTGTAAAAAAGGATTTCATAAAACAAAGGTTAGTGACATTGCTACTGAAGCAGGTGTAGGAAAAGGCACAATATATGAATATTTTGACAGCAAAAAACAATTGTTTATAGAAATGATGGAATATCTTGCAGATCAATATTATAATAAAGTATTAAAAGTTATGAATGAAGAAAAAAATATCACTAATAAATTCAAATATTATATTCTTCTTGAAGAAAAAATAATGACAAAGCACGGCGATCTAGCACAATTATTTATGCAAGAAGCCCATAGTATTGGTATAGATGTACATCAAATTATGGGCAAAAAACGAAAAAAATTAATTAATCTTATTGCAAATGCTATAAAAGAGGGTATTGATAAAAATATTTTTAGAAAAATAAATCCTTATACTGCTGCATTAACATTTATGGGAAGCGTCCATCATATACTCTATAGCAAGATTTTTGCAAAGGATGATTTTTCAAAAGAAATAAATATAGAAGATTTACATGATATATTATTGCATGGCATAAAGAAATAG
- a CDS encoding efflux RND transporter periplasmic adaptor subunit, with product MKRKIILIFTAILLITLLSTGCEKKNKVFAKQEKLIRVKTEKVSKKNLILKTTLSGKIKPFEESSIVPKIPGKVTSVNVEIGDRVKKGDILFKLDQQDMLNAVKQAEAAYNLAVANFNLTKESFENSKRNFERSKVLYKQGAISKQAFEQSKLQASDAKLEAAKASVEQARINLENAKLKLSDCIVKAPISGFITSVGINKGEMASSNMPAVTIANLDTVIIETSISEHLINKVHKGDEVDVFIKSASQKPFKGKISALSPAPTKNGLTYPIKIALDNKDALVKAGMFAEISIVSDKKENIIAIPSDAIVIKDGNEVVFLIDNNQAKEQKVSLGLDNGKYVEILKGLKEGDIIVIKGQNYLEEGNKIEIIK from the coding sequence ATGAAAAGAAAAATCATCTTAATATTCACAGCAATTTTATTGATTACTCTATTATCAACAGGCTGTGAAAAGAAAAATAAGGTTTTTGCAAAACAAGAAAAGTTAATCCGTGTAAAAACTGAAAAAGTATCAAAAAAGAATTTAATACTTAAAACTACATTATCAGGAAAAATAAAACCTTTTGAAGAATCTAGCATAGTTCCTAAAATTCCTGGAAAGGTAACAAGCGTAAATGTTGAAATTGGTGATAGAGTTAAAAAGGGAGATATACTTTTTAAATTAGATCAGCAAGATATGTTAAATGCCGTAAAACAAGCCGAAGCAGCATATAATCTTGCTGTTGCAAATTTTAATTTAACAAAAGAAAGTTTTGAAAACAGTAAAAGAAATTTCGAAAGAAGTAAAGTCTTATACAAACAAGGTGCCATTTCTAAACAAGCATTTGAACAATCAAAACTTCAAGCATCAGATGCAAAATTAGAAGCTGCAAAAGCTTCAGTAGAACAAGCAAGAATAAATCTTGAAAATGCAAAATTGAAGCTTTCAGATTGTATCGTTAAAGCTCCAATTTCTGGTTTTATTACTTCTGTAGGTATCAATAAAGGAGAAATGGCTTCATCTAACATGCCTGCTGTAACTATTGCAAACTTAGACACAGTAATTATCGAAACATCTATATCTGAACATCTTATAAATAAGGTTCATAAAGGAGATGAGGTTGATGTATTTATAAAATCAGCCAGTCAAAAACCTTTTAAAGGAAAAATTTCAGCTTTATCTCCAGCCCCTACAAAAAATGGTCTTACTTATCCTATAAAAATAGCTTTAGATAATAAAGATGCTTTAGTAAAAGCTGGTATGTTCGCAGAAATTAGCATAGTTTCTGATAAAAAAGAAAATATAATTGCAATTCCATCTGATGCAATAGTCATAAAGGATGGAAATGAAGTAGTATTTCTAATTGATAATAATCAAGCAAAAGAACAGAAAGTATCATTAGGTCTTGATAATGGTAAGTATGTTGAAATACTAAAAGGATTAAAAGAGGGTGACATTATCGTTATAAAAGGTCAAAACTACTTAGAAGAAGGAAACAAAATAGAAATTATTAAATAG
- a CDS encoding DUF503 domain-containing protein, with the protein MIVGTCSMELFMYEPNSLKEKRQIIKSLIGRIQSRFNTSIAEVDMHDRWRSAVIGFACVSTTSKHANQMLQNIIKFIEWDNRVEIIKYNIEIL; encoded by the coding sequence ATGATCGTAGGAACATGTAGTATGGAGCTATTTATGTATGAGCCGAATTCATTAAAAGAAAAAAGACAAATTATTAAGAGCCTAATTGGCAGGATTCAATCAAGATTTAATACTTCGATAGCAGAGGTAGATATGCATGATAGATGGAGAAGTGCGGTTATAGGATTTGCTTGTGTGAGTACAACTAGCAAACATGCAAATCAAATGCTTCAGAATATAATAAAGTTTATAGAATGGGATAATAGGGTAGAAATTATAAAGTATAATATTGAAATATTGTAG
- a CDS encoding cell division protein FtsA produces the protein MAESTIVRVSPHEIIFSLDIGTKSVVGIIGKKEEDKFYIIDFEIMEYSSRAMYDGQIHDIDKVANVARKVKENLENRLGFKLTQVAIAAAGRALKTCRVQVSREIDSTKEIDQTMINSLEMEGIQKAQEMLDEEMNSTDTKYYCVGYTVVNYYLNNSIITSLKGHKGDRIDADILATFLPHIVVDSLYTVMNKIGLEVMHLTLEPIAAIHVSIPPKLRLLNLALIDIGAGTSDIAITQDGTIVSYAMASVAGDEITEAIAKEFLLDFDTAEKLKIELNKKDSHTFEDIVGISYTMTTEEIIEKIADVIENLASEIAKKVIQYNGKSPSAVFCIGGGSQIPTLTNYLATKLGLRQERVVVRGTEIIENVEFECNELKGPEFITPIGIGIISVKDGEDNFIRICVNENTIQLFHAKKLFVSDALIKAGFNAKKLIARRGKNLNITVNGEKKIIKGGIGEPAKIYLNGKLSSLDAQINNKDEIIVETAVDGLDACLSLNEFIKDINSVNFNGLDISLINKLLVNGKEVSMEYQIKDGDSITFVKINTVEELLNRFNMHYQDYCVYVNGSEVGKDFVLSHKDEIVTSKRKQTLAIEKKDKEISKSNQKNHTIEVFVNEERIQIQKKERQLIFVDIFDYFDFDRTKVKGILVLKLNGERANYTDKIKDGDKIEIYWGK, from the coding sequence ATGGCAGAATCTACGATAGTCAGAGTAAGTCCTCATGAAATTATTTTTTCACTAGATATTGGAACAAAGAGTGTTGTTGGTATTATAGGGAAAAAAGAAGAAGATAAATTTTATATAATAGATTTTGAGATCATGGAATATTCAAGTCGTGCAATGTATGATGGACAAATCCATGATATTGATAAGGTTGCAAATGTTGCAAGAAAAGTAAAGGAAAATCTTGAAAATCGATTAGGTTTTAAACTGACACAAGTGGCAATAGCTGCTGCTGGTAGAGCATTAAAGACTTGTCGTGTTCAAGTAAGTAGAGAAATTGATAGCACAAAAGAAATTGATCAAACTATGATTAACAGCCTAGAAATGGAAGGTATTCAAAAGGCACAAGAAATGTTAGATGAAGAGATGAATTCTACGGATACAAAGTACTATTGTGTAGGCTATACGGTTGTAAATTATTACTTGAATAATAGTATAATAACGTCTCTTAAGGGGCATAAAGGCGATAGGATAGATGCTGATATTTTAGCTACTTTTTTACCTCATATTGTTGTAGATAGTTTATATACGGTAATGAATAAAATAGGATTAGAAGTGATGCATTTAACTCTTGAGCCTATTGCTGCGATTCATGTTTCAATTCCTCCAAAATTAAGATTGCTAAATTTAGCTTTGATAGATATTGGAGCTGGCACATCAGATATTGCAATTACTCAAGATGGAACAATTGTATCCTATGCAATGGCATCTGTTGCAGGAGATGAAATAACAGAAGCAATTGCAAAAGAGTTTTTGCTTGATTTTGATACTGCAGAAAAGTTAAAAATAGAATTAAACAAAAAAGATAGCCATACATTTGAAGATATTGTTGGAATTTCATATACTATGACAACGGAAGAAATAATAGAAAAAATAGCAGATGTAATTGAAAATCTTGCTTCTGAGATAGCAAAGAAAGTAATTCAGTATAATGGAAAATCACCAAGTGCAGTATTTTGTATAGGAGGAGGAAGTCAAATTCCTACTTTAACAAACTATTTGGCGACTAAATTAGGATTAAGACAAGAAAGGGTAGTTGTTAGAGGGACTGAGATCATTGAGAATGTAGAATTTGAGTGTAATGAACTTAAAGGACCAGAATTTATTACACCAATTGGCATAGGCATTATTAGTGTAAAAGATGGAGAAGATAATTTTATACGTATATGTGTTAATGAAAATACTATTCAATTGTTCCATGCAAAAAAGCTTTTTGTATCTGATGCTTTAATTAAAGCTGGATTTAATGCTAAGAAGCTTATTGCTAGAAGGGGAAAAAATTTAAATATTACTGTAAATGGAGAAAAGAAAATCATCAAAGGCGGTATAGGAGAACCAGCAAAGATATACTTAAATGGAAAGCTTAGTAGCTTAGATGCTCAAATTAATAATAAAGATGAGATTATAGTTGAAACAGCTGTTGATGGTTTAGATGCATGTTTATCTTTAAATGAGTTTATAAAAGACATAAATTCTGTAAATTTTAATGGTTTAGACATAAGTCTAATTAATAAATTATTGGTAAATGGAAAAGAAGTTTCAATGGAATACCAAATAAAAGATGGTGATAGTATTACGTTTGTAAAGATTAATACTGTAGAGGAACTTCTAAATAGATTTAATATGCATTATCAGGATTATTGTGTATATGTAAATGGGTCAGAGGTAGGAAAAGACTTTGTATTATCTCATAAAGACGAAATTGTTACTAGCAAGAGAAAACAAACATTAGCAATAGAGAAGAAAGATAAAGAGATAAGTAAATCCAATCAAAAAAATCATACTATTGAGGTTTTTGTAAATGAAGAAAGAATTCAGATACAAAAGAAAGAAAGACAACTTATTTTTGTAGATATATTCGATTATTTTGATTTTGATAGAACGAAGGTAAAAGGGATACTTGTTTTAAAATTAAATGGCGAGAGAGCTAATTATACCGATAAGATAAAAGATGGAGATAAGATAGAGATTTATTGGGGAAAATAA
- a CDS encoding efflux RND transporter permease subunit: MNLSKISVNRPVSTLMFMLIAILLGAVCLNMLPIDLYPEMEIPVAIVSVNYSGAAPEEIETLITKPLEKSIATVNKLKKLSSYSREGNAIIVAEFESDVDMDIAALEMREKVDLVKGALPDDASTPMVLKIDPNAQPIIQLGISSDMEKGKLQRLIEDEISSRFERIDGVASVDIFGGNEREVRIKIDQEKLSGYGLTLPQIKNILRSENLNLPGGKVNKGSKELLARTTGEFKSINDIKSVPIVLRNGEIIKLSDIASIELCYKERESLIRVNKKNALGIGIKKQSVANTVKVAEKVLKEISAVERDYPQINIVIGMDQSEFINKSINNVTKNAIVGGLLAVVILYLFLRNIRSTFIVGIAIPVSIISTFALMFFGDLTINLISLGGLALGIGMLVDNSIVVLENIYRYREEGYSRKEAAILGAKEVGMAVFASTMTTIAVFLPIVFVKGFTSIVFKQLSFTVTFSLLASLIISLTVVPMLSSKILKVGEVKARKHSGISLGKILDSFSKFIDYISKFYGKILKFTLKHRKITVLVGLAILISSTALVSMIGGEFFPKEDEGMFNVNVEVPFGTSLEDTDKIVKQVEKIVSDIPEKEKIFTIVSSSLGFSTSVSNSSTVICTLKKEKYRKRSTEEIVNEVRNKVSTIAGANITVSETSSMLKGGPQSAAIEIELKGDDIQLLKSIGKDFEAIVKSIPGTAEVGLDTEEGEPEARVVLNREIASFYGISTYDLANILKAAIDGVKATNFKYDGDEIDINISLDDRAKKSIENMKQILIKSPTGIMVPIGQIANIEYGNSPTQIKRINQIRTVNISSQLSGRDLKSVTDDIKKELEKYPLPSGYHYSFTGQHQDMMEAFSSLAKALILSIIIVYMILASQFESLLHPFTVMLSVPFALSGGFIGLFITRRSLSVPAFIGIIMLSGIVVNNAIVLIDYINQLRERGLKRREAITKAAAIRFRPILMTTLTTVLGLLPLALGIGEGASTQAPMATVVVGGLLLSTVLTLAFIPVVYTIFDDILIKIKTKLKPKRKKEKIHVKL; this comes from the coding sequence ATGAATTTATCAAAAATATCGGTCAATAGACCTGTTAGCACCCTCATGTTTATGCTAATAGCAATTCTATTAGGTGCTGTTTGCTTGAATATGCTCCCAATTGATCTTTATCCTGAAATGGAAATTCCAGTAGCAATTGTTTCTGTAAATTATAGTGGAGCAGCACCTGAGGAAATCGAAACCCTTATTACAAAACCACTAGAAAAATCTATTGCTACTGTTAATAAATTAAAAAAACTATCTTCTTACTCTAGAGAAGGAAATGCTATTATTGTAGCAGAATTTGAATCCGATGTAGACATGGATATAGCTGCTCTTGAAATGAGAGAAAAAGTTGACTTAGTAAAAGGTGCTTTACCCGATGACGCATCTACACCTATGGTTCTTAAAATAGATCCAAATGCACAGCCAATCATACAACTAGGTATTTCTTCTGATATGGAAAAAGGAAAACTCCAACGCCTTATTGAAGATGAAATATCATCTCGATTTGAAAGGATAGATGGAGTAGCATCTGTTGATATATTCGGTGGAAATGAAAGAGAAGTACGAATAAAGATAGACCAAGAAAAATTATCTGGTTATGGATTAACATTACCTCAAATTAAAAATATATTAAGATCTGAAAACTTAAACTTGCCTGGTGGCAAAGTAAATAAAGGTTCTAAAGAATTATTAGCAAGAACAACTGGTGAATTCAAAAGCATAAATGATATTAAATCAGTCCCTATTGTCCTTAGAAATGGGGAAATCATAAAGCTTTCTGATATAGCTAGCATTGAATTATGTTACAAAGAAAGAGAAAGTTTAATAAGAGTAAATAAAAAAAATGCACTAGGGATTGGAATTAAAAAGCAATCTGTTGCAAATACAGTGAAGGTTGCAGAAAAAGTACTAAAGGAAATCTCTGCTGTTGAAAGAGATTATCCTCAAATCAACATAGTTATAGGAATGGATCAATCAGAATTCATCAATAAATCAATCAATAATGTTACAAAAAATGCAATAGTTGGTGGTTTACTTGCTGTTGTAATTTTATATTTATTCTTAAGAAATATACGTTCAACTTTTATTGTTGGTATTGCTATTCCTGTATCAATTATTTCTACCTTTGCTCTTATGTTTTTTGGAGATCTTACAATAAACTTAATCTCTTTAGGAGGATTAGCATTAGGAATAGGAATGCTTGTTGACAACTCAATAGTTGTTTTAGAAAACATTTATCGTTATAGAGAAGAAGGATACTCAAGAAAAGAAGCTGCAATCCTCGGAGCAAAAGAAGTTGGAATGGCAGTATTCGCTTCTACAATGACAACAATCGCTGTATTCTTACCAATTGTTTTTGTAAAAGGTTTTACATCTATTGTATTCAAACAACTTTCTTTTACAGTAACATTTTCATTACTTGCTTCTTTAATAATATCTCTTACAGTTGTACCAATGTTATCATCTAAAATACTTAAAGTTGGCGAAGTAAAAGCAAGAAAACATTCAGGTATTTCTTTAGGAAAAATACTAGACTCTTTTTCAAAGTTTATAGATTATATATCAAAATTTTATGGAAAAATATTAAAATTTACACTAAAACATAGAAAAATAACTGTATTGGTTGGATTAGCTATATTAATATCTTCTACTGCTTTAGTTAGTATGATCGGTGGAGAATTCTTTCCAAAAGAAGATGAAGGAATGTTTAATGTAAATGTAGAAGTTCCATTTGGTACTAGCTTAGAAGATACCGATAAAATTGTTAAACAAGTAGAAAAAATTGTTTCAGATATTCCTGAAAAAGAAAAAATTTTCACCATAGTTTCATCAAGTTTAGGATTTTCTACATCCGTATCAAACAGTTCAACAGTAATATGTACATTAAAAAAAGAAAAGTATAGAAAACGCTCTACAGAAGAAATTGTAAATGAAGTAAGAAATAAAGTGTCAACAATTGCTGGTGCAAATATCACTGTTAGTGAAACTTCCTCAATGCTTAAAGGAGGTCCTCAAAGTGCTGCCATTGAAATAGAACTAAAAGGTGATGACATTCAACTACTAAAATCAATAGGTAAAGATTTTGAAGCAATTGTAAAATCTATTCCAGGTACAGCAGAAGTAGGCTTAGATACAGAAGAAGGAGAACCAGAAGCAAGAGTAGTTTTAAACAGAGAAATAGCTTCTTTTTATGGTATCAGCACATATGATTTAGCAAACATCCTTAAAGCAGCAATTGACGGAGTAAAAGCTACTAATTTCAAATACGATGGAGATGAAATTGATATAAATATTTCTTTGGATGATAGAGCAAAAAAATCTATTGAAAATATGAAGCAAATATTAATAAAATCTCCTACAGGTATTATGGTTCCTATTGGACAGATAGCAAATATAGAATATGGAAATTCTCCTACACAGATTAAAAGAATCAATCAAATTCGAACAGTAAATATTTCATCTCAATTATCTGGAAGAGATTTAAAATCTGTAACAGATGATATAAAAAAAGAACTTGAAAAATATCCATTACCATCAGGTTATCATTATAGCTTTACAGGACAACATCAAGATATGATGGAAGCATTCTCAAGTCTTGCAAAAGCTTTGATCCTATCAATCATTATCGTATATATGATTTTGGCATCACAATTTGAATCATTGCTTCATCCTTTTACTGTAATGCTTTCTGTTCCATTTGCACTATCTGGTGGTTTTATTGGCCTTTTTATAACAAGACGTTCTTTATCCGTTCCAGCATTTATTGGAATTATCATGCTCTCTGGTATCGTTGTAAATAATGCCATTGTTTTAATAGATTATATTAATCAACTAAGAGAAAGAGGACTAAAAAGAAGAGAAGCCATTACCAAAGCAGCAGCCATAAGATTTAGACCTATTCTTATGACAACATTAACCACAGTATTAGGCTTACTTCCCCTTGCTTTAGGTATTGGAGAAGGTGCATCAACACAAGCTCCAATGGCTACAGTTGTTGTAGGTGGCTTATTATTATCAACAGTTCTTACACTAGCCTTTATACCTGTTGTATACACCATTTTTGATGATATCCTAATTAAAATAAAAACTAAATTAAAACCTAAAAGAAAAAAAGAAAAAATTCATGTAAAGCTTTAG
- the nth gene encoding endonuclease III, translated as MNRKVKKILDLLSKEYPNAACELNYNTPFQLLIATVLSAQTTDKKVNEVTKDLFKKYPTVYDFSKLTIQELENKIRKIGLYRNKAKNILKTVKILIEKFNGEVPSNFDDLVSLHGVGRKTANVILANAFNIPTIAVDTHVFRVSNRIGLASSDDVLQTEYDLQKNISKEEWIHAHHLLIWHGRNICTARKPKCEICPINMYCKYYKELYDS; from the coding sequence ATGAATAGGAAAGTAAAAAAAATATTAGATTTGCTAAGTAAAGAATATCCAAATGCAGCATGTGAGTTAAATTACAATACGCCTTTTCAACTTTTAATTGCTACTGTATTGTCTGCTCAAACAACTGATAAAAAAGTAAATGAAGTTACCAAAGATTTGTTTAAAAAATATCCAACTGTATATGATTTTTCAAAATTAACAATACAAGAATTAGAAAACAAAATTAGAAAAATTGGACTTTATAGAAATAAAGCTAAAAATATTCTAAAAACAGTGAAGATATTAATAGAAAAATTCAATGGAGAAGTGCCTAGTAATTTTGATGATTTGGTGTCTTTGCATGGAGTGGGTAGAAAAACTGCTAATGTAATTTTAGCAAATGCATTTAATATTCCAACTATTGCTGTTGATACTCATGTTTTTAGGGTAAGCAACAGAATTGGATTAGCAAGCTCTGATGATGTTTTACAGACAGAGTATGATCTTCAGAAAAACATTTCTAAAGAAGAATGGATTCATGCACATCATTTATTAATATGGCATGGAAGAAATATATGTACTGCAAGGAAGCCAAAGTGTGAAATATGTCCTATAAATATGTATTGTAAATATTATAAAGAATTATATGATTCCTAA
- a CDS encoding VanW family protein — protein sequence MGIDKKDKVKKTNARIGLIIVLLSFLLSTTAIAFFLLYRDTIYDGVTIENLDVGGLSITEAQKKIRNHFDKLLEDGKIHFVYGDKVWHINSVDIGVTYDYISAVNKAYSIGREGNYFERLQEILSLYKMPHNIILKPIYDHKKVDSVIYNIQNVIDKPPKDATIRRKNGKFFIKDEEIGLVLNMDKTKLLLAEELNKYRVQNEITVELPVETVSPRITSESLSTIHELLGEYVTKFNAGNISRTENIRLAAKAINGTVLMPKETFSFNDIVGPRTRERGYKPAKVIFKGELVEGLGGGVCQASSTLYNAVLLSNLDIIERYKHTIPSTYVPKGRDATVSYGVLDFKFENSYANPIYIESYVRKNLIIVKIYGHKIYNKTVKIVSKVNEVVKRPIEIRYDNNLLEGQERIEQKGRDGYKVTTYKIIYENGKVIERKQISKDYYKPQKQIIVKGTKKLPVSNQEKIKSEEESSPSSENY from the coding sequence TTGGGAATAGATAAAAAAGACAAAGTAAAAAAAACAAATGCTCGTATTGGACTTATTATTGTTTTATTAAGTTTTCTTCTTTCTACTACGGCAATAGCATTTTTTTTGCTTTATAGAGATACAATTTATGATGGTGTGACTATAGAAAATTTAGATGTTGGAGGATTATCTATTACAGAGGCGCAGAAAAAAATTAGAAACCATTTTGACAAGCTATTGGAAGATGGGAAAATTCATTTTGTTTATGGAGATAAAGTCTGGCATATTAATAGTGTAGATATAGGGGTTACATATGATTATATAAGTGCTGTGAATAAAGCTTATAGTATTGGAAGAGAAGGGAATTATTTTGAAAGATTGCAAGAAATACTTTCTTTATATAAAATGCCTCACAATATAATTTTAAAGCCTATTTACGACCATAAAAAGGTAGATAGTGTTATATATAATATACAAAATGTTATTGACAAGCCACCGAAAGATGCAACAATTCGTAGGAAAAATGGAAAATTTTTTATTAAAGATGAAGAAATAGGTCTTGTATTGAATATGGATAAAACAAAGTTACTTTTGGCGGAGGAATTGAATAAATATAGGGTGCAAAATGAAATTACAGTTGAGCTTCCTGTTGAAACGGTTTCACCTCGTATTACTTCAGAAAGTTTAAGTACTATTCATGAATTGCTAGGAGAGTATGTCACAAAATTTAATGCTGGTAATATAAGTAGAACAGAGAATATTAGATTAGCAGCAAAAGCAATAAATGGTACTGTATTAATGCCGAAAGAGACATTTTCTTTTAATGATATAGTAGGGCCAAGAACTAGGGAGAGGGGATACAAACCTGCAAAAGTAATATTTAAGGGAGAATTGGTTGAAGGATTAGGTGGAGGTGTTTGCCAGGCATCTAGTACTTTGTATAATGCTGTCTTATTAAGTAATTTAGATATTATTGAAAGATATAAACATACAATTCCTTCTACCTATGTCCCAAAAGGGAGAGATGCAACAGTTTCTTATGGGGTCTTAGATTTTAAATTTGAAAATTCATATGCTAATCCTATTTATATTGAGAGCTATGTTCGTAAAAACTTAATCATTGTGAAGATCTATGGACATAAAATATATAATAAGACTGTAAAAATAGTATCAAAAGTAAATGAAGTTGTTAAAAGACCTATTGAAATTAGATATGATAATAATTTGCTAGAAGGACAAGAAAGAATAGAACAAAAAGGAAGAGATGGATATAAAGTTACAACATATAAGATTATTTATGAAAATGGGAAAGTAATAGAAAGAAAACAGATTTCAAAAGATTATTATAAACCGCAAAAGCAAATTATTGTAAAAGGGACTAAAAAACTTCCTGTGTCCAATCAAGAAAAAATTAAATCAGAGGAAGAAAGTTCTCCTTCATCAGAAAATTATTAG
- a CDS encoding DUF2225 domain-containing protein: MNQALYNKEVSCPICKNIFHTKKVRSSAIRIKKRDTDFCVYYNGENPIFYAVFVCPNCGYAALESVFERISPTGKKIITSRVSNQWVQRDFGGERTNQEAIEVYKLALLCGQLSNEKKGILGTICLRLAWFYRFIGEDKELHFLKHAKNCFEEAFLYEQLPIGNLDEVSMLYLLGELNRRLGKYEDAINWFNKAVSNPAIKRKKKLEMQAREQWILAKEEYKKIKSEA; this comes from the coding sequence ATGAATCAAGCATTATATAACAAAGAGGTAAGCTGTCCTATATGCAAAAATATTTTTCATACAAAAAAGGTTAGGAGCTCTGCTATTAGGATAAAAAAAAGAGATACAGATTTTTGTGTATATTACAATGGAGAAAATCCAATTTTTTATGCAGTATTTGTATGTCCAAACTGTGGATATGCTGCATTAGAGAGTGTATTTGAAAGGATAAGCCCTACAGGGAAGAAAATAATTACGTCTAGGGTTTCAAATCAATGGGTACAAAGAGATTTTGGAGGGGAAAGAACGAATCAGGAGGCAATTGAGGTTTATAAACTTGCATTGTTGTGTGGGCAATTATCAAATGAAAAGAAAGGAATATTAGGTACTATTTGCCTTAGATTAGCATGGTTTTATAGGTTTATAGGAGAAGATAAGGAATTACATTTTTTGAAACATGCTAAGAATTGTTTTGAAGAAGCTTTTTTATATGAACAATTACCTATTGGGAATCTTGATGAAGTTTCAATGCTGTATTTATTAGGAGAACTAAATAGAAGATTAGGAAAATATGAAGATGCAATTAACTGGTTTAATAAAGCTGTAAGTAATCCAGCAATAAAGAGAAAGAAAAAGTTAGAGATGCAAGCAAGGGAACAGTGGATTCTAGCAAAGGAAGAATATAAAAAGATAAAGAGTGAAGCTTAG